A genomic stretch from Halorubrum salinarum includes:
- a CDS encoding DUF6166 domain-containing protein, with product MASSESVPVASPGQAHRDAVEYVGFRVDGQAVVLNLSEHRRLSLERSLDLVNHSPSGFEWGYSGSGPAQLACALLLDYYDDEQFAREHYIAFRNQVVSQLECDGAAACWHLPGEEIDAAMATLTDDVVALADGGRPSPTLPENWRTVSRPDRRVFQRADRDHYIVLGDGSDEWLVVLCSQGDRAYPAPLAHRTVVEEADVERVIQELAEESNDLIEPPEGEH from the coding sequence ATGGCCAGTTCGGAATCAGTTCCAGTCGCATCGCCAGGTCAGGCTCACCGAGACGCAGTCGAATACGTCGGCTTCCGCGTCGACGGCCAAGCCGTCGTCCTGAACCTCTCGGAGCATCGGCGACTCTCCCTCGAGCGCAGTCTCGACCTCGTTAACCACAGTCCAAGCGGATTCGAGTGGGGATACAGTGGCAGCGGGCCCGCCCAGCTCGCGTGCGCACTCCTACTCGACTACTACGACGATGAGCAGTTCGCCCGTGAGCACTACATTGCGTTCCGGAATCAAGTGGTCTCGCAGCTGGAGTGCGACGGTGCCGCGGCGTGCTGGCACCTCCCCGGCGAGGAGATCGACGCCGCGATGGCGACCCTTACCGACGACGTCGTCGCCCTCGCCGACGGCGGACGGCCGTCACCGACGCTCCCCGAGAACTGGCGAACCGTCTCTCGCCCTGATCGAAGAGTGTTCCAGCGCGCTGATCGCGACCACTACATCGTGCTCGGGGATGGAAGCGACGAGTGGCTGGTCGTGCTCTGCAGCCAGGGTGACCGGGCATATCCTGCCCCGCTCGCACATAGGACAGTTGTCGAGGAGGCTGACGTGGAACGGGTAATCCAAGAACTCGCCGAAGAGAGCAACGACCTCATCGAACCCCCGGAGGGGGAGCACTGA